In one Thunnus maccoyii chromosome 12, fThuMac1.1, whole genome shotgun sequence genomic region, the following are encoded:
- the rnf182 gene encoding E3 ubiquitin-protein ligase RNF182, protein MMIELQSMEDGCGHVDILSTEELECKICYCTYNLGSRRPKVLECCHRLCAKCLAKILDLGESPPNAVVCPFCRYVTRLPGDAVSTLPDDCNLVAALALQSRNQRNLHFHQEATTELLLSPRHLSSLMSSNPSATSPSSSSSSTTTYSSIRGSPNFVVITIMEPPPAPSSNQDLHRQARGSHAANRGYRSSSLDSMASITQRWTVWNCAALLCQTSARVLVWVLGLLYFSSLPMGVYLLIMQRTTLGVLLVSLVPASLIMIMVYGFCQCICHEFWDCIPP, encoded by the coding sequence ATGATGATTGAGCTGCAAAGCATGGAGGATGGTTGTGGCCACGTGGACATACTGAGCACCGAGGAGCTGGAGTGTAAGATCTGCTATTGCACGTATAACCTGGGGAGTCGCAGGCCGAAGGTGCTCGAATGCTGCCACCGTCTGTGCGCCAAATGTCTTGCTAAGATTCTGGACCTCGGTGAGTCACCTCCCAACGCTGTGGTGTGCCCGTTCTGCCGCTATGTCACCAGACTGCCAGGGGATGCTGTGAGCACCCTTCCAGATGACTGCAACCTGGTGGCGGCGCTGGCCCTCCAAAGCAGGAACCAGAGGAACCTCCACTTCCACCAGGAGGCAACCACAGAGCTGCTCCTGAGCCCCAGGCATCTGAGCTCGCTGATGAGTAGCAACCCATCAGCAACATCcccttcttcatcctcttcctccaccaccacctacTCCTCCATCCGGGGCTCTCCTAACTTTGTGGTCATCACCATCATGGAGCCTCCGCCGGCACCCTCCTCAAATCAGGACCTCCACCGCCAGGCACGTGGATCCCACGCTGCAAACCGTGGCTACCGTTCATCAAGTCTGGACTCCATGGCGTCCATCACACAGAGGTGGACAGTGTGGAACTGTGCAGCCCTCCTGTGTCAGACCTCGGCCCGGGTGCTGGTGTGGGTGCTTGGGCTGTTGTACTTCAGTTCGCTGCCCATGGGGGTTTACCTGCTTATAATGCAGAGGACAACACTTGGGGTGTTGCTGGTGAGCCTGGTTCCTGCCAGCCTCATCATGATCATGGTCTACGGGTTCTGCCAGTGTATCTGCCATGAGTTCTGGGACTGCATACCACCGTAA